TGGAACTTATTGCTCTGAGCTTAGGTTTGCCACAGAAACGGTTCCATGAGTTCTTCAAAGACCAAACAAGCTTTATAAGGCTGAACCATTATCCACCATGCCCTTCACCACACCTTGCTCTTGGAGTTGGTAGGCACAAGGATTCTGGTGTGTTAACCATTCTTGCTCAGGATGATGTTGGTGGCCTTGAAGTGAAGCGAAAATCCGATGGCGAATGGGTTCGGGTTAGGCCTACTCCAAATGCTTATATCATAAATGTTGGTGACATGATTCAGGTACTAATTCATTAATATTGAGTCAAAGTGATCTTGAATATTGATCagaataattagaaataatgtGGCATCATTGTAACAATAAAAAGTTGTGTATTGTTGCACAGGTTTGGAGCAATGAAGCATATGAAAGTGTTGAGCATAGAGTTATGGTGAACTCTGAGAAAGAAAGGTTTTCAATTCCATTCTTTCTGAATCCTTCACACTACACCATGGTGGAACCATTAGAGGAGCTGGTAAATGAGAACAACCCTGCCAAATACAAGCCTTACAACTGGGGCAAGTTTTTAGTCACTAGAAAGCGCAGCAATTTCATGAAGCTTGATGTTGaaaatattcaaatttataatttcaaggtttagatgaagagagggaTTATGGAAAACATGTTATGCTTCATTTACTTAGAAATAAGCAATGCTAATGTATATTTTTTACCTGCCTTGAATAAAAGTAGCAATTTTGAAAGTAAATCAACAAATTTGATAACCACAGCATTGCTTTGTTTACGCATTAGTTTGAATCTCATGGCAAGTACAATACTTATTTCAAGGAAATAAAATGACACGGctttaattttataatgttCACAATGCAAGCAGTAGTAACAGGCTTTCAAACCATGTTTGTTAATAAACAGCATCTGCGTTTAACACAAGGCACAATTAATTGTTTAGTACAAATAGATATCAGGAACTATTAAATTCATTCAATGAAAATGAGTGTATGTTACAATAAGAGTAGTACTAATAGAGCTTCGAATTGTGATAATCCTCGTTTTAGATATAGATAAAGTGTGCTTCCAAAACAAGAGGGAAACACAGCAGGTGATACATCAAAGTTTATGATATCACATCACAGATCACAGAACAACATACACAAGAATGGGAAGTTTGAACAATAAATTCCCGTACAATAAGCTTATCTCAATGAACACACATGCCAATTCATACCCAACCTCCTATTACCATGTTGCGACTCTAACAGCCACAACCCATATTACATAATCACCCACCTGAAATCAAATTCAGGAAAATCTTTCACATGAAGCAAGAAATAAAGCAATCTCCGCTGT
This sequence is a window from Arachis stenosperma cultivar V10309 chromosome 10, arast.V10309.gnm1.PFL2, whole genome shotgun sequence. Protein-coding genes within it:
- the LOC130958134 gene encoding protein DMR6-LIKE OXYGENASE 2-like, coding for MGEVDPAFIQDPEHRPKLCFSEAEGIPMIDLSPSREKDPSALDRLVKEIGSACKEWGFFQVINHGVPLDHRHKVEAAAREFFGESTEEKNKVRRDAVKVLGYYDTEHTKNVRDWKEVFDFSVEEPSLVPASLDPHNQDVTHWHNQWPHYPPYLREVCQEYAKDMVKLALELMELIALSLGLPQKRFHEFFKDQTSFIRLNHYPPCPSPHLALGVGRHKDSGVLTILAQDDVGGLEVKRKSDGEWVRVRPTPNAYIINVGDMIQVWSNEAYESVEHRVMVNSEKERFSIPFFLNPSHYTMVEPLEELVNENNPAKYKPYNWGKFLVTRKRSNFMKLDVENIQIYNFKV